One window of uncultured Methanoregula sp. genomic DNA carries:
- a CDS encoding ribosome biogenesis/translation initiation ATPase RLI: MRIAIVHKDRCHARKCGTECIIYCPRVRTGDETVVIGPEGKAVISEELCVGCGICIKKCPFDAIDIVSLPEELEHPTHRYGKNGFALYGLPIPVEGKVTGILGANGIGKSTAVKILSGQLRPNLGNFDSEVAWEEILKRYAGTELFDYLQTVSKKSLKIASKPQYIDYIPKVFSGTVRKLLTTTDERGCLLEILPALKLDGILDHEINTLSGGELQRVAIAACLARDAELYFLDEITPFLDIYQRIAAAKLIRELAAERPVVIVEHDLAILDMLADTVHVGYGRPAVFGIITRPKGVRVGINQYLEGYLNEENVRFRDTQVVFEKRAHDKGSHRDDLFIIPALTKNYESFHLTVSGGTIRSGEVLGVVGANGIGKSTFAKLLAGAEAPTTGTLETSLRISYKPQYIKADTSDSVEMFLRRCTTKFDSSMYQHEILEALTLEPILQSPVDSLSGGELQRVSIAACLSKDADLYILDEPSAHLDVEQRVKVTRMIKHHAEGREAGIMVIDHDIYLIDMISERILVFEGEPGIQGTASGPFPMRDGMNRFLRELDVTFRRDQSGRPRINKPESFLDREQKSLGEYYYYAQDEI, translated from the coding sequence ATGAGAATAGCCATTGTCCATAAGGATCGCTGTCATGCCAGGAAGTGCGGCACGGAATGTATCATCTACTGTCCCCGGGTAAGGACCGGAGATGAAACCGTTGTTATCGGGCCCGAGGGCAAGGCAGTTATATCCGAAGAACTCTGTGTCGGGTGCGGTATCTGTATCAAGAAGTGCCCGTTCGACGCGATCGATATCGTCAGCCTTCCTGAGGAACTCGAACACCCCACCCACCGGTACGGCAAGAATGGTTTTGCTCTCTACGGTCTCCCGATCCCGGTCGAGGGAAAGGTTACCGGTATTCTCGGCGCAAACGGTATCGGTAAAAGTACTGCGGTGAAGATCCTTTCCGGCCAGCTCCGGCCCAACCTGGGTAATTTCGACAGTGAAGTTGCCTGGGAGGAGATCTTAAAGCGGTACGCCGGCACCGAACTCTTCGATTATCTCCAGACCGTATCGAAGAAGTCGCTCAAGATTGCATCGAAACCCCAGTATATCGATTATATCCCCAAAGTCTTCTCAGGCACGGTCCGCAAGCTTCTCACGACCACGGATGAACGCGGCTGTCTGTTGGAAATTCTGCCTGCGCTCAAGCTTGACGGGATCCTTGACCATGAGATCAATACCCTCAGCGGCGGGGAACTGCAGCGCGTGGCAATCGCCGCCTGTCTTGCCCGGGATGCCGAACTCTATTTCCTCGATGAGATAACCCCCTTCCTGGACATCTACCAGCGTATTGCTGCTGCAAAACTGATCCGGGAGCTTGCTGCTGAACGGCCGGTGGTGATTGTCGAGCATGATCTTGCAATCCTCGACATGCTTGCCGATACCGTCCATGTCGGTTACGGCAGGCCGGCGGTCTTTGGTATCATCACCCGTCCCAAAGGCGTCCGCGTGGGTATCAACCAGTACCTCGAAGGATACCTTAACGAGGAGAATGTCCGGTTCAGGGATACCCAGGTAGTCTTCGAGAAACGCGCCCATGACAAGGGTTCCCACCGCGATGACCTGTTCATTATTCCCGCCCTGACCAAGAACTATGAATCCTTCCACCTTACGGTATCCGGGGGAACGATCCGCTCCGGTGAAGTGCTCGGTGTAGTCGGCGCAAACGGCATAGGGAAAAGTACGTTTGCAAAACTCCTTGCCGGCGCTGAAGCCCCGACTACCGGTACTCTTGAGACATCCCTCCGGATTTCGTACAAACCCCAGTACATCAAAGCAGATACTTCCGACAGCGTGGAGATGTTCCTGCGCCGCTGCACAACCAAATTCGATTCATCCATGTACCAGCATGAGATCCTGGAAGCACTGACGCTCGAACCGATCCTCCAGTCCCCGGTCGATTCTCTCAGCGGCGGGGAGCTGCAGCGCGTCTCAATCGCAGCCTGTCTCTCAAAGGATGCCGATCTCTATATCCTGGATGAACCCAGCGCACACCTGGATGTCGAACAGCGGGTCAAGGTGACCCGGATGATCAAGCACCATGCCGAAGGAAGGGAAGCCGGCATCATGGTGATCGACCATGACATATACCTCATCGATATGATCAGCGAACGCATTCTTGTCTTTGAAGGCGAACCGGGCATACAGGGAACTGCGTCAGGTCCTTTCCCGATGCGGGACGGCATGAACCGGTTCCTGCGTGAGCTGGATGTCACCTTCCGCCGCGACCAGAGCGGACGCCCGCGTATCAATAAACCCGAGTCGTTCCTTGACCGGGAACAAAAGAGCCTGGGCGAATATTACTACTATGCCCAAGATGAAATATGA